A window of Pedococcus badiiscoriae genomic DNA:
CGGTGGACAGCCGTACGGGGTGGCCCACGCCCGCCTGGTCAACGCGGCGCTGTCCCGCAACTAGACTTCGCGCCCATGAGCACAGCCCCCGAGCCGACCAGCCCCGCACCGGCCTCGCCGGTCGGCGCCGCGCTGCGCCGCGGCCCCTTCAGCGAAGGGGAGCGGGTCCAGCTGACGGACCCGAAGGGGCGGCTGCACACGATCACCCTCGAGGCCGGACGCGAGTTCCACACGCACCGCGGGCGGCTGGCCCACGACGACCTCATCGGCGCCCCCGACGGGTCGGTCGTGCGCAACACGGCGGGCGTCGAGTACCTCGCGCTGCGACCCATGCTGTCCGACTACGTGATGTCCATGCCGCGCGGCGCTGCCGTCGTCTACCCCAAGGACGCCGGCCAGATCGTGACGATGGCCGACATCTTCCCGGGGGCGCGGGTCGTGGAGGCCGGAGTCGGCTCCGGCGCCCTGTCGATGTCGCTGCTGCGGGCCGTCGGCGAGCTCGGACACGTGCACTCGTTCGAGCGGCGAGCGGACTTCGCCGACATCGCCAAGGGCAACGCCCGGGCCTTCTTCGGGGTCGACCACCCGGCGTGGCAGGTCACCGTCGGAGACCTCGTGGAGATGCTTCCGACGGTCGAGGAGCCAGGGTCCGTCGACCGCGTGGTCCTCGACATGCTCGCCCCGTGGGAGTGCCTCGAGGTCGTCGCCCAGGCCCTCGCGCCCGGCGGGGTGCTCATCTGCTACGTCGCGACCGCCACCCAGCTGTCGCGGGTCGCCGAGGCGCTGCGCGACCATGGCGGGTACACCGAGCCGGAGGCGTGGGAGTCGCTGGTGCGCGGCTGGCACCTCGAGGGGCTCGCCGTGCGACCGCAGCACCGGATGCACGGCCACACCGGGTTCCTCATCACCAGCCGCCGGCTGGCCCCCGGCGTCACGCCACCGCTGCGCAAGCGCCGTCCGGCGAAGGGCTCCACGGACGAGGAGGGGGCGATCGAGAGCGGCCTCGCGTTCGGAGCCGAGAGCGACTTCACCGCGGAGGACGTGGGCGAGCGCATCCCATCAGACAAGAAGATCCGGCGCCTTCGCCGTTCTGTGACTCAAACCTCCCCGACACCCGAGTAGTTCAGGGTTAGGTTTGGGTCATCGGCCGCGTCAGGCGCAGGCAGGGCACGGTCGGTACCGCTCGCCACTGCCTTGTCCTGAGGGAGCCGCCATGACCGATCACAGCACCCCCGCAGACCACTCCGAGGAGCGCCGCCAGGCGGAGCTGCTCGCCGAGGAGGTCGCCGCCCTGCGCCAGCGCCTCTCCGACGCCCCCGTGCGGTCCCGCGAGCTCGAGACCAAGGTCCTGCAGCTGCAGTCCAACCTCGCCACGGTGTCATCCCAGAACGAGCGTCTCGTGCGCACGCTCAAGGAGGCCCGGGAGCAGATCGTCACGCTGAAGTCCGAGGTGGACCGGCTGGCCCAGCCGCCCGCGGCATACGGGGTGATCCTCGAGTCCTATGACGACGCCACGGTGGACATCCTCACCGGCGGTCGCAAGATGCACGTCGCGGTGAGCCCGGCGGTCGACCCGGCCGAGCTGTCCAGCGGTCGCGAGGTCCGGCTCAACGAGGCGATGAACGTGGTCGCCACCTGCGGCTACGAACGCATCGGCGAGGTCGTCATGATCAAGGAGCTGCTCGGTGAGGGCCGGGTGCTCGTGGTGGCGCACGCCGACGAGGAGCGGGTCTGCCGGATGGCCGACTCCCTCGAGGGCGAGCCGATCCGGGTCGGCGACGCCCTGATGCTCGAGCCGCGCTCGGGCTTCGTGTACGAGCGGATCCCCAAGGCCGAGGTCTCCGAGCTGGTCCTCGAAGAGGTCCCGGACATCGCCTACGAGGACATCGGCGGGCTGGCCGGCCAGATCGAGGCGATCCGCGACGCGGTGGAGCTGCCCTACCTGCACCCCGACCTGTTCACCGAGCACAAGCTCAAGCCGCCGAAGGGGGTGCTCCTCTACGGCCCTCCCGGGTGCGGCAAGACGCTGATCGCCAAGGCGGTCGCCGCGTCGCTGGCCAGGAAGGTCGCGGAGAAGGAGGGCAAGCCGGTCGGGAAGTCGTTCTTCCTCAACATCAAGGGCCCCGAGCTGCTCAACAAGTACGTGGGGGAGACCGAGCGCCACATCCGGCTCATCTTCCAGCGGGCCCGCGAGAAGGCCTCCGACGGCACCCCGGTGGTCGTGTTCTTCGACGAGATGGACAGCCTGTTCCGCACCCGCGGCTCCGGTGTCTCCTCCGACGTCGAGACGACGATCGTGCCGCAGCTGCTGTCCGAGATCGACGGGGTCGAGCGGCTGGAGAACGTCATCGTCATCGGGGCGTCCAACCGCGAGGACATGATCGACCCGGCCATCCTGCGCCCGGGCCGCCTCGACGTGAAGATCAAGATCGAGCGCCCGGACGCGGAGAGCGCCCGCGACATCTTCAGCAAGTACCTCATCGCGGACCTGCCGCTGCACGAGCACGACCTGGCCGAGCACGGCGGCTCTCCGCAGGCGACGGTCGACGCGATGATCACCGCGACGGTCGAGCGGATGTACTCCGAGATCGAGGAGAACCGCTTCCTCGAGGTGACCTACGCCAACGGCGACAAGGAGGTCCTCTACTTCAAGGACTTCAACTCCGGCGCGATGATCCAGAACATCGTCGACCGTGCCAAGAAGATGGCGATCAAGGACTTCCTCACCGTCGGGGCCAAGGGCATCCGGGTCGACCACCTGCTGGCCAGCTGTGTCGACGAGTTCAAGGAGAACGAGGACCTGCCCAACACGACCAACCCCGACGACTGGGCGCGGATCTCCGGCAAGAAGGGGGAGCGGATCGTCTACATCCGCACTCTCGTCACCGGCAAGAGCGGCACCGAGCCGGGTCGCTCCATCGACAACGTGGCCAACACGGGCCAGTACCTCTAAGAGCCTGTTCCGCTAACTTACTCTTGGTAACATGTGGTCATGGACCACCTGCTCCGCGAGCCCACGTTGCTGGCCGTCCCGTTCTTCGTCCTGTTCATCGCGCTCGAGCTGGTCGCCCTCAAGGTCCTCGACGACGGCGAGCAGACACCGCGCGCCGGGTACGCCCGCCGCGACTCGACGGCGAGCCTGTCGATGGGGCTGGGGTCGGTCGTGGTCAACGTCGGGGCCCGCGCGCTGGCGCTGCTCGGCTACACCGGCCTGTATGCGCTGACCCCCTTGCGACTCGACCCGCACCACTGGTGGACCTGGGTCGTCGCCCTGCTCCTGGTGGACCTGCTCTGGTACTCCTACCACCGCAGCAGCCACCGGGTCAGGGTGCTCTGGGCGATGCACCAGGCGCACCACAGCAGCATCCACTTCAACTACACGACCGCCCTGCGGCAGAAGTGGAACCCGTGGGGCGAGCTGCTGTTCTGGGTGCCCCTCCCGCTGCTCGGGCTGCCCCCGTGGATGATCTTCTTCGTCTTCTCGCTGAACCTGGTCTACCAGTTCTGGGTGCACACCGAGACGGTCCCCAAGCTGTGGCGACCGGTCGAGCTCGTCTTCAACACGCCCTCGCACCACCGTGTGCACCACGCGAGCGACGCCGACTACCTCGACCGCAACTACGGCGGCATCCTCATCGTCTGGGACCGGCTGTTCGGGACCTTCCGCGAGGAGCAGCAGCGCCCGACCTACGGGCTGACCCACCCGGTGACGACCTTCAACCCGTTCCGGCTCCAGTACGGCGAGCTCGCCCTCATGTTCCGCGAGGTGCGCGGGGCGAGCCGCTGGCGTGACCGGCTGGGCTACCTGTTCGCGCCGCCGGGATGGTCGCCCCGGTCCTGAGTCCCCGCTCGGTCCTGAGTCCCCGCCATGCGCGGAACGCCGCCAGGGCCCTCGCCTCCGCCCACGTCCACAGCGTGCAGTAGGCGATCCCGACGACGAGGCAGCAGGCCATCGCCAGCACGGGGCTGGTGGCCCTGATGGGCGGGTAGACCAGGAAGTGGGTCAGGTAGATGAACAGTGAGGCCCTCGCGACCTGCGAGGCGGCTCGGCCCACGAAGGCCGGGACCCGGGCGGTGGGGAACCAGACCAGGACGAGGATCCCGGCGATGACCGTGGCCTCGCGGCCGGGCATGGTCGGCCAGAAGCCGGGCACCGTGATCACCGGGATCGCGGACACGAGCAACCGCTGCCGGGTCGTGCCGGCGCGGGCTGCGGCCCAGCCCGTCGCGAACAGCCAGATGAGCACGTAGGCGTTGGCGCCCCGGTAGGGCCCGGCGTCGGGGACGACCACGGCATACCTCGTGAGCAGGCCGAGGCCCACGAGCGTGACGGGGAAGGCGAAGGGCCACCGCCGCTCCCAGCGGTCCACGGCCGGGATCGCCATCAGCAGGGCGGTCCCGAGCAGCAGCGACGTCACCGCCTCGATGAACCAGTAGTGCCAGTGGTACGACCACCGCGCCCAGTCCCCCAGCACCTGGTTGAGCATCAGCACGTTGCGCCAGTCGTAGGGACCGACCAGGACGGCCAGCGCGCCGATCCAGGCCACGCTCGGGAGCACGACCCGGGCGAGGCCGCGCAGGATCCCGCGGACCCGTTCGCCGCGGGGGCGGGCGGTCAGCTGGAAGCGGGCGACGTTGTAGCCGACCAGGGCCAGCAGGGTGTGTGCACCGCCGGGGACGACCGACAGCTGGGTGTGGTTGGCCAGGATGAGCAGGATGGCGATGGCGCGCACCAGGACCGTGCTGTCGACGGTGTGCAGCCGGCGTCGACCCGGAGCTTCGGTGGCGTTGACCAGGTCCTTGGGCGCCAGCAGGTGCCAGCCGTGGGGGAGCGTGTGCAGGAGGGCCTCGAGCCGCACCGACACCTCGACATAGGACAGCGAGTCCCCACCGAGGTCGACGAAGCTCGTCGTGTCGTCGGCTGTCGGCGCCGACAGCAGCGAGCGGTAGAGCGCCACGACGGCCTCGGTCCGGTCGCCCGCCGCCGATGCCGCGGTCGTGTCGTCCGCTCGACGGGCCGTCCTCCGGTGCGCGCCGATCAGCTCGGCCATGCCCCGGTAGTCGGGTTTGCCGGTGGGCAGCCGCGGCGCTTCCGGCCCGTCCAGCACG
This region includes:
- a CDS encoding tRNA (adenine-N1)-methyltransferase produces the protein MSTAPEPTSPAPASPVGAALRRGPFSEGERVQLTDPKGRLHTITLEAGREFHTHRGRLAHDDLIGAPDGSVVRNTAGVEYLALRPMLSDYVMSMPRGAAVVYPKDAGQIVTMADIFPGARVVEAGVGSGALSMSLLRAVGELGHVHSFERRADFADIAKGNARAFFGVDHPAWQVTVGDLVEMLPTVEEPGSVDRVVLDMLAPWECLEVVAQALAPGGVLICYVATATQLSRVAEALRDHGGYTEPEAWESLVRGWHLEGLAVRPQHRMHGHTGFLITSRRLAPGVTPPLRKRRPAKGSTDEEGAIESGLAFGAESDFTAEDVGERIPSDKKIRRLRRSVTQTSPTPE
- the arc gene encoding proteasome ATPase; protein product: MTDHSTPADHSEERRQAELLAEEVAALRQRLSDAPVRSRELETKVLQLQSNLATVSSQNERLVRTLKEAREQIVTLKSEVDRLAQPPAAYGVILESYDDATVDILTGGRKMHVAVSPAVDPAELSSGREVRLNEAMNVVATCGYERIGEVVMIKELLGEGRVLVVAHADEERVCRMADSLEGEPIRVGDALMLEPRSGFVYERIPKAEVSELVLEEVPDIAYEDIGGLAGQIEAIRDAVELPYLHPDLFTEHKLKPPKGVLLYGPPGCGKTLIAKAVAASLARKVAEKEGKPVGKSFFLNIKGPELLNKYVGETERHIRLIFQRAREKASDGTPVVVFFDEMDSLFRTRGSGVSSDVETTIVPQLLSEIDGVERLENVIVIGASNREDMIDPAILRPGRLDVKIKIERPDAESARDIFSKYLIADLPLHEHDLAEHGGSPQATVDAMITATVERMYSEIEENRFLEVTYANGDKEVLYFKDFNSGAMIQNIVDRAKKMAIKDFLTVGAKGIRVDHLLASCVDEFKENEDLPNTTNPDDWARISGKKGERIVYIRTLVTGKSGTEPGRSIDNVANTGQYL
- a CDS encoding sterol desaturase family protein translates to MDHLLREPTLLAVPFFVLFIALELVALKVLDDGEQTPRAGYARRDSTASLSMGLGSVVVNVGARALALLGYTGLYALTPLRLDPHHWWTWVVALLLVDLLWYSYHRSSHRVRVLWAMHQAHHSSIHFNYTTALRQKWNPWGELLFWVPLPLLGLPPWMIFFVFSLNLVYQFWVHTETVPKLWRPVELVFNTPSHHRVHHASDADYLDRNYGGILIVWDRLFGTFREEQQRPTYGLTHPVTTFNPFRLQYGELALMFREVRGASRWRDRLGYLFAPPGWSPRS
- a CDS encoding AMP-binding protein, giving the protein MSAGLLTSPQRHRVDFVATLADRGDATAVVLSRDTTLTYAALAALVAAAGARLGSRGGRRLVLIAAENSVDALVTYLGALHAGHVPLLAPGDRLQHLDRLIEAYDPDVVAGRGDAGWQVAARRPAAAHDMHADLALLLTTSGSTGSPKLVRLSHENLDSNAAAISEALGVRPSDRAVTSLPLHYCYGLSVVHSHLAAGAAVVLTDLSVVDPCFWSLFDEVGATTLAGVPHSFDLLDRSGFADRVHPSLRMVTQAGGRLAPETVQRYAALGREGGWDLFVMYGQTEATARMAVLPPDLLEARPETVGLPVPGGSFRLDPLSELDCGLGELVYSGPNVMLGYAESLLDLSRGREVDELRTGDLARLGPDGLVEIVGRLSRFAKVVGLRIDLDQVERDLASVGLDTHCVDLGDALGVLVGSPGRGDEVTETVTRRHGIPASGVVVLDGPEAPRLPTGKPDYRGMAELIGAHRRTARRADDTTAASAAGDRTEAVVALYRSLLSAPTADDTTSFVDLGGDSLSYVEVSVRLEALLHTLPHGWHLLAPKDLVNATEAPGRRRLHTVDSTVLVRAIAILLILANHTQLSVVPGGAHTLLALVGYNVARFQLTARPRGERVRGILRGLARVVLPSVAWIGALAVLVGPYDWRNVLMLNQVLGDWARWSYHWHYWFIEAVTSLLLGTALLMAIPAVDRWERRWPFAFPVTLVGLGLLTRYAVVVPDAGPYRGANAYVLIWLFATGWAAARAGTTRQRLLVSAIPVITVPGFWPTMPGREATVIAGILVLVWFPTARVPAFVGRAASQVARASLFIYLTHFLVYPPIRATSPVLAMACCLVVGIAYCTLWTWAEARALAAFRAWRGLRTERGLRTGATIPAARTGSPAGHASGSPRAPRGT